Proteins encoded in a region of the Pelmatolapia mariae isolate MD_Pm_ZW linkage group LG16_19, Pm_UMD_F_2, whole genome shotgun sequence genome:
- the med6 gene encoding mediator of RNA polymerase II transcription subunit 6, which yields MASVDFRDNLLGISWVDSNWVPGLNPGNVLEYFSDRSNPFYDRTCNNEVVKMQRLTVDHLNQMVGVEYILLHAQEPILYIIRKQQRQSPTQVVPLADYYIIAGVVYQAPDLGTVISSRVLSAVHGIQSAFDEAMSYCRYHPSKGYWWHFKDHEEREKAKPKTKKKEEPSSLFQRHRVDTLLLDLRSKFPPTFYQPKPGEKPIPVEVKKEPEPPAETVKQEEREQATKSSAPAPPNKPPPEKRARLQ from the exons ATGGCGTCGGTGGATTTCAGAG ATAACCTTCTCGGGATATCCTGGGTGGACAGCAATTGGGTACCAGGTCTTAATCCTGGGAATGTGCTGGAGTACTTTTCTGACAGAAGCAACCCTTTCTATGACCGTACCTGCAATAATGAGGTAGTGAAGATGCAGCGGCTTACCGTGGATCATCTGAA TCAGATGGTGGGAGTTGAGTACATCCTTCTTCATGCTCAGGAGCCAATTCTTTATATAATCCGTAAACAACAGAGGCAGTCACCGACACAAG TGGTTCCCTTGGCTGATTACTACATCATAGCTGGAGTCGTGTATCAGGCTCCAGACCTGGGAACAGTTATCAGCTCTAGAGTG CTTTCCGCTGTACATGGAATCCAGTCTGCTTTTGATGAGGCCATGTCATATTGTCGCTATCACCCATCCAAGGGATACTGGTGGCACTTCAAGGACCATGAGGAGAGAG AAAAAGCCAAACCAAAGACTAAGAAGAAAGAGGAGCCTAGCTCTCTGTTTCAGAGGCATCGCGTTGACACACTCCTTTTGGACCTGAGGTCAAAATTTCCACCAACTTTCTATCAG CCTAAGCCTGGTGAGAAGCCCATTCCAG TTGAGGTGAAAAAGGAACCTGAACCTCCCGCAGAAACAGTGAAgcaagaggagagagagcaggCAACCAAGTCCTCTGCCCCAGCTCCACCTAACAAACCACCTCCTGAGAAAAGAGCAAGACTACAGTGA
- the LOC134645259 gene encoding tetratricopeptide repeat protein 9A — protein MSVIQAAHDGRVDGGKGSHTDNACGSPRLQQCAHPPNSSSSRTKDARYQQQLQQQKHHGGSMLKQPSYNEPADVVRRALDFKSQGTQCYKDKKYREAIGKYHRALLEIKGLCRVLGDPDTSSKSPSSLLPTISKSTTLTDEQKGAMENAELECYNSLAACLLQMELVNYERVKEYCLKVLNKEGKNFKALYRSGVAYYHLGDFQKALYYLKESHKQEPSDTNVIRYIQLTEMKIRRNAQREKKEAT, from the exons ATGAGTGTGATCCAGGCTGCGCACGACGGCAGGGTGGATGGTGGCAAAGGCAGTCACACTGACAACGCCTGCGGATCCCCACGGCTCCAGCAGTGCGCTCACCCCcctaacagcagcagcagccggaCCAAAGATGCCAGATAtcagcagcagctccagcagCAGAAGCATCATGGTGGGTCGATGCTGAAACAACCATCCTACAACGAACCAGCGGACGTCGTGAGACGGGCGCTGGACTTTAAGAGCCAAGGCACCCAGTGCTACAAGGATAAGAAGTACCGAGAGGCAATCGGCAAGTATCACCGGGCTCTGCTCGAGATTAAAGGGCTGTGCAGGGTTCTGGGGGATCCGGACACAAGCTCCAAGTCACCCTCCTCCCTGCTGCCGACCATCAGCAAGTCCACCACGCTGACGGATGAGCAGAAGGGGGCAATGGAGAACGCAGAGCTGGAGTGTTACAACAGCCTGGCCG CTTGCCTTTTGCAAATGGAGCTGGTGAACTATGAACGAGTAAAGGAATATTGCCTGAAAGTGCTTAACAAGGAAGGAAAAAACTTCAAAGCTTTGTACCGATCTGGAGTGGCCTATTACCACCTAGGAGACTTCCAGAAAGCCCTGTACTACCTGAAGGAGTCACACAAGCAGGAACCTTCAG ACACCAATGTCATCCGCTATATTCAGCTGACAGAGATGAAGATTCGGAGAAATGCCCAAAGGGAGAAGAAAGAGGCCACATAA